One part of the Homo sapiens chromosome 19, GRCh38.p14 Primary Assembly genome encodes these proteins:
- the PSG6 gene encoding pregnancy-specific beta-1-glycoprotein 6 isoform a precursor (isoform a precursor is encoded by transcript variant 1), with the protein MGPLSAPPCTQHITWKGLLLTASLLNFWNLPTTAQVIIEAKPPKVSEGKDVLLLVHNLPQNLTGYIWYKGQMTDLYHYITSYVVHGQIIYGPAYSGRETVYSNASLLIQNVTQEDAGSYTLHIIKRGDGTGGVTGYFTVTLYSETPKPSISSSNLNPREVMEAVRLICDPETPDASYLWLLNGQNLPMTHRLQLSKTNRTLYLFGVTKYIAGPYECEIRNPVSASRSDPVTLNLLPKLPMPYITINNLNPREKKDVLAFTCEPKSRNYTYIWWLNGQSLPVSPRVKRPIENRILILPSVTRNETGPYQCEIRDRYGGIRSNPVTLNVLYGPDLPRIYPSFTYYRSGENLDLSCFADSNPPAEYSWTINGKFQLSGQKLFIPQITTNHSGLYACSVRNSATGKEISKSMIVKVSETASPQVTYAGPNTWFQEILLL; encoded by the exons ATGGGACCCCTCTCAGCCCCTCCCTGCACTCAGCACATCACCTGGAAGGGGCTCCTGCTCACAG CATCACTTTTAAACTTCTGGAACCTGCCCACCACTGCCCAAGTAATAATTGAAGCCAAGCCACCCAAAGTTTCCGAGGGGAAGGATGTTCTTCTACTTGTCCACAATTTGCCCCAGAATCTTACTGGCTACATCTGGTACAAAGGGCAAATGACGGACCTCTACCATTACATTACATCATATGTAGTACACGGTCAAATTATATATGGGCCTGCCTACAGTGGACGAGAAACAGTATATTCCAATGCATCCCTGCTGATCCAGAATGTCACACAGGAGGATGCAGGATCCTACACCTTACACATCATAAAGCGAGGCGATGGGACTGGAGGAGTAACTGGATATTTCACTGTCACCTTATACT CGGAGACTCCCAAGCCCTCCATCTCCAGCAGCAACTTAAACCCCAGGGAGGTCATGGAGGCTGTGCGCTTAATCTGTGATCCTGAGACTCCGGATGCAAGCTACCTGTGGTTGCTGAATGGTCAGAACCTCCCTATGACTCACAGGTTGCAGCTGTCCAAAACCAACAGGACCCTCTATCTATTTGGTGTCACAAAGTATATTGCAGGACCCTATGAATGTGAAATACGGAACCCAGTGAGTGCCAGCCGCAGTGACCCAGTCACCCTGAATCTCCTCC CGAAGCTGCCCATGCCTTACATCACCATCAACAACTTAAACCCCAGGGAGAAGAAGGATGTGTTAGCCTTCACCTGTGAACCTAAGAGTCGGAACTACACCTACATTTGGTGGCTAAATGGTCAGAGCCTCCCGGTCAGTCCGAGGGTAAAGCGACCCATTGAAAACAGGATACTCATTCTACCCAGTGTCACGAGAAATGAAACAGGACCCTATCAATGTGAAATACGGGACCGATATGGTGGCATCCGCAGTAACCCAGTCACCCTGAATGTCCTCT ATGGTCCAGACCTCCCCAGAATTTACCCTTCATTCACCTATTACCGTTCAGGAGAAAACCTCGACTTGTCCTGCTTTGCGGACTCTAACCCACCGGCAGAGTATTCTTGGACAATTAATGGGAAGTTTCAGCTATCAGGACAAAAGCTCTTTATCCCCCAAATTACTACAAATCATAGCGGGCTCTATGCTTGCTCTGTTCGTAACTCAGCCACTGGCAAGGAAATCTCCAAATCCATGATAGTCAAAGTCTCTG agacagcatctccccAGGTTACCTATGCTGGTCCAAACACCTGGTTTCAAGAAATCCTTCTGctgtga
- the PSG6 gene encoding pregnancy-specific beta-1-glycoprotein 6 isoform b precursor (isoform b precursor is encoded by transcript variant 2): MGPLSAPPCTQHITWKGLLLTASLLNFWNLPTTAQVIIEAKPPKVSEGKDVLLLVHNLPQNLTGYIWYKGQMTDLYHYITSYVVHGQIIYGPAYSGRETVYSNASLLIQNVTQEDAGSYTLHIIKRGDGTGGVTGYFTVTLYSETPKPSISSSNLNPREVMEAVRLICDPETPDASYLWLLNGQNLPMTHRLQLSKTNRTLYLFGVTKYIAGPYECEIRNPVSASRSDPVTLNLLPKLPMPYITINNLNPREKKDVLAFTCEPKSRNYTYIWWLNGQSLPVSPRVKRPIENRILILPSVTRNETGPYQCEIRDRYGGIRSNPVTLNVLYGPDLPRIYPSFTYYRSGENLDLSCFADSNPPAEYSWTINGKFQLSGQKLFIPQITTNHSGLYACSVRNSATGKEISKSMIVKVSGPCHGNQTESH, translated from the exons ATGGGACCCCTCTCAGCCCCTCCCTGCACTCAGCACATCACCTGGAAGGGGCTCCTGCTCACAG CATCACTTTTAAACTTCTGGAACCTGCCCACCACTGCCCAAGTAATAATTGAAGCCAAGCCACCCAAAGTTTCCGAGGGGAAGGATGTTCTTCTACTTGTCCACAATTTGCCCCAGAATCTTACTGGCTACATCTGGTACAAAGGGCAAATGACGGACCTCTACCATTACATTACATCATATGTAGTACACGGTCAAATTATATATGGGCCTGCCTACAGTGGACGAGAAACAGTATATTCCAATGCATCCCTGCTGATCCAGAATGTCACACAGGAGGATGCAGGATCCTACACCTTACACATCATAAAGCGAGGCGATGGGACTGGAGGAGTAACTGGATATTTCACTGTCACCTTATACT CGGAGACTCCCAAGCCCTCCATCTCCAGCAGCAACTTAAACCCCAGGGAGGTCATGGAGGCTGTGCGCTTAATCTGTGATCCTGAGACTCCGGATGCAAGCTACCTGTGGTTGCTGAATGGTCAGAACCTCCCTATGACTCACAGGTTGCAGCTGTCCAAAACCAACAGGACCCTCTATCTATTTGGTGTCACAAAGTATATTGCAGGACCCTATGAATGTGAAATACGGAACCCAGTGAGTGCCAGCCGCAGTGACCCAGTCACCCTGAATCTCCTCC CGAAGCTGCCCATGCCTTACATCACCATCAACAACTTAAACCCCAGGGAGAAGAAGGATGTGTTAGCCTTCACCTGTGAACCTAAGAGTCGGAACTACACCTACATTTGGTGGCTAAATGGTCAGAGCCTCCCGGTCAGTCCGAGGGTAAAGCGACCCATTGAAAACAGGATACTCATTCTACCCAGTGTCACGAGAAATGAAACAGGACCCTATCAATGTGAAATACGGGACCGATATGGTGGCATCCGCAGTAACCCAGTCACCCTGAATGTCCTCT ATGGTCCAGACCTCCCCAGAATTTACCCTTCATTCACCTATTACCGTTCAGGAGAAAACCTCGACTTGTCCTGCTTTGCGGACTCTAACCCACCGGCAGAGTATTCTTGGACAATTAATGGGAAGTTTCAGCTATCAGGACAAAAGCTCTTTATCCCCCAAATTACTACAAATCATAGCGGGCTCTATGCTTGCTCTGTTCGTAACTCAGCCACTGGCAAGGAAATCTCCAAATCCATGATAGTCAAAGTCTCTG GTCCCTGCCATGGAAaccagacagagtctcattaa